In the genome of Dermacentor variabilis isolate Ectoservices chromosome 5, ASM5094787v1, whole genome shotgun sequence, one region contains:
- the LOC142581979 gene encoding uncharacterized protein LOC142581979 — MAVAVSYAGYGYGLGHYGGYGGYGGYGGYGGYGGYGGYGGYGHGGYGGYGGYGRGYGGYGGYGGYGHGYGGHGHGHGGYGHGYGFKKIIYGHGYGHGGYGHGGYGGYGHGYHG, encoded by the coding sequence ATGGCAGTTGCCGTCTCCTATGCTGGCTACGGCTATGGCCTCGGACACTACGGTGGCTATGGTGGCTACGGCGGATATGGCGGCTATGGTGGTTATGGTGGCTACGGAGGATATGGTGGATACGGACACGGTGGTTACGGCGGTTACGGCGGTTACGGCCGTGGCTACGGAGGCTATGGCGGTTACGGAGGTTACGGCCACGGATACGGCGGCCACGGCCACGGGCACGGAGGCTATGGTCATGGATACGGATTCAAAAAGATAATCTACGGCCATGGATACGGCCACGGCGGTTACGGCCATGGAGGATATGGAGGCTATGGTCACGGTTACCACGGCTGA